The Saprospiraceae bacterium genome includes a window with the following:
- a CDS encoding endonuclease V, with protein sequence MLWAITRKKNMESGIYDNDVDFLKYHLIQNELKHKIVKFASKPFEYLSCEYKYIAGCDVAYNDEKKQMVAAIVVLDILTLEVVESSTHFMEVTFPYIPGLFSFREIPPIVEVYKKLKIKPDLIICDGHGIAHPNGIGMASHLGIELDIPTIGCAKTRLVGAFDKGNLDKTRGSYQYLTFADEIVGVALRTQDDVKPVFVSIGHKIDLQSCIKWVLKLAPNYRLPETTRFADQIVNKMLKERFEFDLFEDGD encoded by the coding sequence ATGCTTTGGGCAATCACCAGAAAAAAGAATATGGAAAGTGGTATATATGATAATGACGTAGATTTTTTGAAATACCATCTTATTCAAAATGAATTAAAGCATAAAATAGTAAAGTTTGCTAGTAAACCTTTTGAGTATCTTAGTTGCGAATATAAATATATAGCAGGATGTGATGTCGCTTACAATGATGAAAAAAAACAAATGGTAGCTGCCATAGTAGTGCTTGACATTTTGACATTGGAAGTAGTTGAATCATCCACTCATTTTATGGAGGTAACTTTTCCTTACATACCAGGCTTGTTTTCTTTTAGGGAGATTCCGCCTATCGTTGAAGTATATAAAAAATTGAAAATAAAACCAGATCTTATAATATGTGATGGTCATGGTATTGCACATCCCAATGGTATAGGAATGGCTTCTCACTTAGGTATTGAACTTGACATTCCTACTATAGGATGCGCCAAAACTAGATTAGTAGGCGCTTTTGATAAAGGCAATTTAGATAAAACAAGAGGTTCATATCAATACCTAACTTTCGCCGATGAAATAGTAGGCGTTGCTCTAAGAACGCAAGATGATGTAAAACCGGTATTTGTAAGTATTGGGCATAAAATTGATTTACAATCGTGCATCAAATGGGTTTTAAAGTTGGCACCAAACTATCGATTGCCAGAAACAACAAGATTTGCCGATCAGATAGTAAATAAGATGTTGAAAGAAAGATTTGAGTTTGATCTTTTTGAAGATGGTGACTAA